ATTGAGCAGGTAAACGAATCCGTTGGCCAACTCCCGATTTTTCATATAAGGGTCGATTCGGCTTTGCCAATCGTCCACCGGCGGCAACAGATCATCGTAATCAGACCCGTAGATCATCATGGCGGTCGCAACCTGTTTGGCTCGCCTCATGGCTTGGTTCCGGACGTTGTCCCGGAACAGGGCTTCGAATTCGGCATCGGTCAGCGCCTTGAGCGGGATGAGGTTCAAACCGCTGCGATCCACGGAGTAGGCGAACCGGCCATCGTTGGTGCAGCCAGCCCAAAACGCCTCGGCCGGGATCCGGACAGGGATGTTGGCTGGCCGCCCTTCGGTCTTTGAAAACTGCTGGCCATCCCACCCTTCGCCGATTATCACGTTGCCTTTGTCCACCCAAACGTTGTAGGGCGGATATTTTTGAACCTCATGCATGGGGTGGACAACCGGACCCAAACGGCCGGAAGCGACGTCGAATTCTTGAATCGCCCGGATGTCGTCAATTTCCCGGTCGTATGCCACGGAATAAATGTGCTGGCCATCGCTGTAAAAGCTTGCACCGTTGGCATCGAGCTGCACCGTCTTCCACGTTCGCCCGGCAATCGAATAGATTGAAAGTCGGGTTGTTCCCCCTTTGCCGCCGATCGGCTCAAAAAACACAACGGCATCTTGCCCCGCAACCAGGAGCGGCAAAATGTTTTTTGCCGGCGCATCGGCCATCCGGATATCGACCAGCCTCTTGCTTTCCGGCTCATAGAGGATCGCAAAGGCGTCCTCATTTTTGTATCCGGAGAGATATAACTCTTTCGACCCCGTCAACCAGTGGAGATCAGAAATGACGAAGTTGTCCGAGTCGGGTAAGCCTGCCAACCTCACCGTCTCGCCGGAGGCAAGGTTCAAAAGGTAAAGGGCCTTTTGGGGGCCAACATTGAAGGTGTATCCGCGATAGGGCGACGGGTCGGGGATCGATTGGTTGCCATCCTGGTCGCCGATAAAGGCCAGGTACTGCGAGTCGTCCCGGACTTCCACCGGGCTCACCGATCCAAAAAACACCTGGCGAGGCGGCAGCACATAAACCGCTTTGCCACCGGAAACGAACAAGTTGGGCACGGGATATTGCAGCAGCAAATCAGTTGGGACTTGGCCTAGGGCCAACACCCCGGCCGCCAAACAGCACATCAAAGCCTGGATCCTCATCATTCGACCTCTCGGGTAGTACCGGACTTGTGTCCTTGACCGTCTAACCCCATGAGTATGACGGTGTTCAGCCTTGCTTTCTTCGCCGCTTTGAGATTGGCCCCGACAGAGGATTACTCCCTCAAATGGGAACCAAAGGCGGGTGACGCCACATCCTTTTCGATGGTTTTCAAAAGCTTGGACAAAGCCAATCCGCTGGAAATCGAATCTGTTTTGGTTCAAACCGTCATGAAAGTCGACGCCGATGGATATGAGGCGGAGACCGTGGGCAAAGGATCGCTTGTCCGCATGGGCGGGGAAGAGATCAAAGACACCCGAACCACCAAGACGATGGTGGAATTCAACGAACGTGGCGCCGTGAAGGAGTTCTTGCGGAAGCCCAATGGACCCGAAGGCGATATTTGGCTTTTCGCCGTCTTGCGGACGTTCATCTCTCCCGAATCACCCGTCCCCATTGGCGGGGGCTGGCAATATGCTTACAAACCCGAAGGAGGGTTCGAAGGGGCCCGCATCAGCTACAAACTGACGTCGGTTGCCGACGGCGTGGCCACCGTCGCCTTCACGATTGGGTCCGATGATCGCTCGCACACTGAAATCGGCAAAGGCGAGTGGAAAATCGATGCCCAGTCAGGCCGATGGAAGTCGCTGAAGGCCCACGTCAAGGGCTTGTTTGGCAGTGGGGAAGCGGGTGCGGAGCTTGTCCTGACCAGGAATTAAAGCTTTTCCGCGAGCTGTTCCAACATCCAAAGGGCGCAGGCCAGTTTCGAACGCCTCCCCGATTTTGCGACCGCGCCGCCGGCAAAGTAGAGGGTGAGTTCGTTTTCGTCCGACCCAAACCCGATTTCAGGGTTGGAGATGTCGTTGACGGCCATGGCAGCGACCCCTTTCCGCTTGAGTTTGTCGGCAATGTATTCTGGGTCGATCCCCGGTTCGGCGGCAAAGGCAATGACTGTCTTGTCCAAGTTTTCCGATGCCAAGGTGGCGATGATGTCCGGGTTTGGCGTCAATGTGAGCACCAAGTCGTCTTCTGTCCGCCGGATTTTCGTCTGAGCCGCCCCCGCCACCCTATAATCGGCAACCGCCGCTAAGCCGATGACCCAGTCGGCCGATGCCACGTGACGGCGGCATGCCTCCAGCATTTCTTTGGCTGTCTGCACGGGCACGACGGTGACATCTCGGGGGGCGATTGCCTGGCTTGGCCCGGCGACCATGGTGACCTCCGCCCCCATCAGCTTTGCGGCGCGGGCCATGGCTACCCCCATTTTCCCACTCGACCGATTGGTGAGGTATCGAACCGAATCGACCGGTTCCTGAGTCGGTCCGCTCGTCAAGAGCAAGGTTTTGCCAGCAAGGAGTTTGCTCCGGCACAAAACAGTGCCCACGAATTCGACAATTTCGCGGTTGGCGGCCAGTTTCCCTTGCCCGTTCTCTCCACAGGCGACGTCGCCTTCTTGCGGCTCGATGAACAGAACGCCTCGGGAGGTGAGCTTGGCGAGGCTGGATTGCGTCTCAGGATGCTGGTACATGGCCGGGTTCATGGCCGGTGCGGCCACAATCGGACAGGTGGAAGCCAGCAGCAAAGTGGTCAGCATGTCGTCGCCAATCCCGTTGGCGACCTTGTTGAGGGTGTTGGCGGTGGCGGGCGCGATCAAAACCAGGTCGGCTTTGCGGGCCCAATCGATGTGGGCCATGCGGCCCCTTTCCGGCTCTTCGAATGTATCGGCCAGGCACGGTTGGCCGGTTAGGGCCTCGAACTGGGCCGCCGTGACAAAGTTCTGGGCGGCATCGGTGAGGCAGACCCGAACCGTGCACCCGGCGCGCATCAGGTCGCGAGCCAAATCGCATGCGCGGTAGGCGGCCACCGAACCGCAAACTCCTAAGACGACATCCGGCATTCTTCCTCCACAATCCGCATGATCTCGGCCACGCAGGCATCAACCGAATGGTTGATGATCCGATATCGGTAATGCACGGCCTGATCCATCTCCCATTCGGCATTTTTGAGCCTGTGCTCCAACATTTCGTCACTCTCAGTCCCACGGTTGCGGAGCCGAAGGGCCAATTCCGCGCGGCTGGGAGGCAGCAAGAACACCGAGAGGATGCTGGGTTGGGCTTGCATGATCTGCAATGCACCTTGGACGTCGATTTTTAGAATCGCCTTCTTCCCGGCCCTCACCATGTCTTCTAGCTGAATCCTAGGGGTTCCGTAATAGTTTCCGTGGACGTTTTTATACTCCAAAAAGAATCCCTGTGATGCCATCTCTTCAAACCGAGCCGGATCCATAAAATGGTAGGCGACCCCGTCCACCTCACCGAGCCTCGGTTTGCGGGTTGTGCAAGCCACCACGCGTTCAACCGTTTGGTCCAATTCACACCAGCGGTCGATGACGGTGTCTTTGCCGACCCCGCTGGGGCCGCTCAGGATCACAGCAATCCCTTTCATGGCCTCCTCAGCAAATCCATGAGCCGGGCCGCGATCCGCAACGGGTCGTGGCGAACATAGTCGGATTCCGACATGAAGTTGCCCGGAATCGGCTTATAGCCCATTTGTTTAATCCGGTCTGTATCGGCCACGACCAAATCTTGGTCTGAGGCCCGGTATTTGGCCAGCAAGTCTTGGTGGGGGGTGGCCGTGTTCACCAACACGTAGTCAAAAACCCGGTTGGGGACGTTTGCCTGCAGGGCAACGACGTGCTCGGCCGCCGAGAACTTGTCGCTTTCACCAGGTTGCGTCATCACGTTGCAGATATACACTTTCAAGGCATCGGATTCCAGCACGGCTTCGGCGATGCCAGGCACTAACAGATTCGGGACGATGCTCGTGTAAACACTCCCCGGACCAATGCAGATCAAATCAGCTTCTCGAATGGCTTCGATCGCGGCAGGGTGCGGTCGGACGTGAGGGGGATCAAGGTAGATGCGCTGGATCTTGAGATCCGATTCGACAATGGTCGTCTCCCCTTGCAAGGTGGATCCGCCTTCCATAAGGGCCCGCAGCGTCACTCGGTCGGTTGTGGAAGGAATGACCCGGCCCCGGATCGCCAAAACCTCGCTCGCCAGGATCAGCGCCTCGTCATAATCGCCGCCTGCCTGTTCCACAAAGCCGGCCAACATCAGGTTGCCGACGCTGTGGCCGCTCAACGCGCCCGCACCTTGCGAAAATCGGAATTGGAAGAGGTCGGTCATCCGCTTTTCGGCATCGGCGAGCGCGACAAGACAGTTGCGGAGGTCGCCCGGCGGAATGATCCCCATTTCTTGGGTCAGCCGGCCAGAACTCCCGCCGTCGTCGGTCACCGTGACGATGGCCGTGATATTCAAACTATATTGCTTGAGGCCCCGGAGAAGCGTGGACATCCCCGTGCCGCCCCCCAGCGCGACGATGCGGGGTCCGCGGGCCAACTGCTGACGCTTGATGTAACTCCCCACCAGGGCCTTGCCACCCGCCGCCGGGGTGGGGCCGCCCATGGCCAAACGCTTGAAAAAGCCGCGCACGCCCCGGTAGACGGCGTAGCCTCCGACTGCCATCATCAACCCGCCCACCAAGTGGGTCAGCTGCCGCCCATCCGATGTGCTGGAAAACGATGCGGCAAACGAATCCCAGGCTTCGCCGACCCCGGCAAATGCCGTCCGGAGGACAAACTGGAAGCTCATGTGGATCCCGAGCAGCAGAACGAAAAAGCCCCCGCCCGCCAGGGCGACATACCGGTAGAGGTCGGCCCGGGGCAAAAAGGATTGCAGGTGCCGGTTAGTCCTCTTTTTTCTCATCGGGAACAAACATGTGGAGCACGGCCCCGATCGCCGAAACAAGCAAAGAACCAACCAACGCGGCCAAGAACCCGTTCACTTTGTATCCCATGCCCAGGCTGCCGACGGCCCAAAACAGAGCCGCATTGATGACCAAGGCGAACAATCCCAAGGTCATGCAGCTAATCGGCATGGAAATGAATTTCAAGATCTTGCCAAGCGTTGCGTTCACCACCGCGAGCAGGGCCGCGCCCACAAACAGGGTCATGACCCCGTTGAACGTCGGCGAGATCTCAATCCCCTTGGGGATCACCATGTTCGTCAAATAGCTCGCCCCGACAATCGAGGCCACCAAAGCCGCCCATCGGATCAAAAGGTTCTTCATCGCCGCACTCCTATTTTAGCTGGTCGGCGCGCCGAGCCGGCGGCCAGCCATCCGGCATACTAGAGACTTGGCGTTCACCCCCCAGACCCCGATGCTCCAACAGTACTTCCGAGCCAAGGAAGCCCATCCGGGGGTGTTGATGGCGATGAGGGTCGGCGATTTTTATGAATTCTATGGGGAAGACGCCGAAACGGCGGCGAATTCCCTTGAAATTACGCTCACCGGCCGAGAAGACGGCAAGAACGGGAGGATCGCCATGGCCGGCGTGCCGTTCCACTCGGTTGAGAAATACCTGGCCCAATTGGTGAGGATGGGCCATCGGGTCGCTTTGTGCGACCAAGTCGAAGACCCCAAAAAGGCCCAGGGGCTTGTCAAGCGCGAGGTCACCCGCATCCTGACGGCAGGGACGCTCATGGAAGATTCGATGCTCGCGCCGGGCGCGAATAATTTTTTGGCCGCCCTTTGCGTCATCGATGGAAAGGCCGGCATTGCGACCCTCGACCCTTCAACCGGCGAATTCATGGCCACCGAAGTCGTTGGCGGCCACGTCGCTGAAAAAATCCTCCAAGAGCTGGCCCGGCTCATGCCGGCAGAACTGCTCTACGCCGAAAAGACGGCCTCCGGGGTCGAAGAAACGGTTGCGAACGGGCTCGGCATCCCTTCGACAGTAAGGGACAGCCTGGATGCCCGGAAGGCCGACCGCATCCTCTGCGGGCATTTCGAAGTCAGCGGGCTCGCAGGGTTCGGGTTGGAAGGGCGGCCTGGAGCATCGGTCGCCGCGGCCATGGTGTTGGATTACGCCCGGACCAACGGGATCGGGCTTGGGCATGTGTCGGCGATTTCCTATTATTCGACGGACGGGTTCATGCAACTTGACCCCGGTACCCGGCGGAGCCTGGAACTCACCCAGAACCTTGCCGATGGCGGTCGGCGCAACACCCTGCTCAGCGTTTTGGACGAAACCGTCACGACCATGGGGGCCCGGCTGATGCGGCGATGGATCGAACAGCCGCTCCTCAATCCGGAAGCGATCACCAACCGCTTGGGGGCGGTCGAGAGGTTTTGCGGACACGTGTTGGTGCGCAGCGACCTGCGCAAGGCGCTCAAACGGCTTTGCGATATCGAGCGGTCGGTGTCGCGCTGCGCGGGCGGGCTGGCCACGCCCCGCGACCTGCTCGGGCTCCGCGACTCGCTGGAAGCCCTGCCCGACATCGAAAACGCCGTCGGTAAAATCGCCCTCGGCCACCTCAAAACGCTCAAGGACGGATTTGGGGATCACGAGCCCCTTGCCGACCAACTCCGCCGAGCCGTCGCCGACAACGCCCCCGCCACCGCCCGCGAAGGAGGCGTCGTCAAACCCGGGTTCGACCCGGAACTCGACGAACTCCGGCGCCTCTCCCGGGACGGCAAAGGGTACATCGCCCAATTGGAAGCCAAGGAACGGGCGGCAACCGGCCTGGAAAAACTCAAAGTGGGCTACAACTCCGTCTTCGGCTATTACCTGGAGGTTGGGCGGCAACATGCGGACAAAGTTCCCGGGCATTACATCCGCAAGCAAACTTTGGCCAATGCCGAGCGGTACATCACTGCCGAGCTCAAAGAACACGAATCGGCCGTTTTGGGGGCGGAAGAAAAAGCCGACGAACTGGAATACGACATCTTTTGCCGGCTGCGCGACCTTGTTGCCCGCAACGGCCCCGCCCTCCTCCAAACCGCTCGGACCATCGCCGAACTCGATGTTCTCGCCACCTTTGCCGAAGTCGCCTTGGCCCGCCATTACGTCAAGCCAGAAATCGTAGACGAAGACGTCCTGACCGTGGAAAATGGCCGCCATCCCGTTGTCGATGCCGGTGTCGGAACCTTTATCCCCAACGACCTGGATTTGGGCGACCCCACCCGCCTGATTGTCCTCACCGGACCGAACATGAGCGGGAAATCAACCTACCTCCGGCAAGCGGCACTCATCGTCTGCATGGCCCAAATCGGTTGCTTCGTCCCCGCCGATAAATGCCGGATGGGCATTTGCGACCGTGTGTTCACCCGCATTGGGGCGAAAGATGAAATTGCCCTTGGTCAAAGCACATTCATGGTCGAAATGGTGGAGAGCGCCAACATCCTCAACAATGCCCGAGAAAGGAGCCTCGTCGTCCTCGATGAAGTCGGCCGGGGCACCAGCACCTATGACGGTTTGGCCATTGCCTGGGCCATGGTCGAACACCTGGCCAGCATCCGGGCCAAAACACTTTTTGCCACCCATTACCACCAGATCAACCAGATCGCCGGGCAAACCCCGGGGGTCGCCAACTTCCGGGTAGCCGTTGAAGAGAGGGGCGACACAATCATCTGGGCCCACAAGGTGCTCCCGGGCGGCACAGACCGGAGTTACGGGCTCCACGTCGCCAAAATGGCCGGGGTGCCTCAACCCGTCCTCCGCCGTGCGGAAGAAGTCCTGAATTCATTGGAGGGTCGCGGGCAAGAACTCGAAGTCCCGGCCTCCCTCAACCGGATGCAACTCACCCTATTCGAGGCCGAACCCCACGCGGTGGTCGAAGCCCTCAAGGGGTTGGATGTGGACAGGCTCTCGCCGCTCGAGGCGCTGCTCAAGCTCGACGAATGGAAAAAGCTCGTCACTTAAACGGCCCGGTCGACCGGACGGAATTTTTGACTGTCTTGCGCTTGGAACCGGGCGACCACCGACCGGATTCCGTCGACCGTCTCTTTGGCTTCCCTCAGGTTTCGTTTCACACGGTCGGTTGAAAAGGGGCCATTGTCCGCTTGGTCTTGGAGGGCAGAAAGGATTCCATCTGGTCCAGTGATATGCTGTTGGACAACCTGTTGGGTCTGGCGGATGACCGGTGGGTCGCCCGCCGCTTCCTTTGCAAACGAAGCCGCCGCCCCATAGGCCGCCGCCGCCTGCCGGACGGCAACCGGGCGTGAGTGGCTGTAAAGGTCGGCCGTGCTTACGCGGAACAGGGGGTTGCCATCGGCTTCGGCCTGGGCGAGGATTTCCCGGCCGATACTGACGGCCCCTTTGAGGAGCCTTTGGTTTTGACGGGTGCTTTGGGGTCCAAACCCCGATGCGGCAACACCTTCGATTAACCCGTCCAACAAGTCGCCGAGTTGGTGCAACGTCGTTTGCGCCCCTTCGAGTTGCGACTTCGCCTTGAGGGCTTGAGGGGACAGCTCAGCGGCGGGGCTGCCAGCCGCGTTCCCGGCCCTTGCTCCGCCTTCCGGCTCTTGCCGTCGGCCGCTGTCTGGCTCCGCCTGTTTCGCCTCCGCCGGTGCCAAGACGCGCCCAACCTGCCCCGCCACCTGCAATTGGAAGTGAGGGGGCTGGACCGGTACTGGGGGGATATGGTCTTGGCTGAATTGGGCCTTCATGAAACGGCAAGCATCCAGAGCCCCTAAATGGGACTCCAAGAGGGTTGTTCCAACTTGCCGCCCACCCGGTCTCAGGCAGGGCTACGGGGTTTTGCGGTCATTGAATGTGGCGGATTTCCCGCCAAAATTGCACAACCGGCTTCTTGAGGCCCCGCAGAATCGTGATCGGGGCATGGGCTTCTTCGGGCACCGAATTGGGAGAATTGAGTTGGGCCACCATGTGGGCCGATTCAAAAGAATCGAGGATGGCCGGGGTCGGTTCGCCGATGACCACTAGGGTCCGCCCATCCCAATCGCCGGGCCCCCAAAGCCAATACTGGTTGTGCCGCCCAATGACCTTGAACCCGGGTTCATTGCGGTTGAAGTACCAACAGGCCGCGCTCTCACCATAGTTCATGCCAAAAACCGGGGTTCTGAGCCGTTCATCCTCGGGCAAGCCCAACCAAACGGCTCTGACGGCAGAAGCCATTTCTGGCCAGCCGAACATATCCGCGAACCCTTGCATCGGCGATTTCGCCCCTTTTTCGGCAGAAGGGACATCCACCTGGCTCTTTTCGGCAATCTCTTCAACCCGAGGGGGTGGCAACAATGGGAGAGCAAGGGAAATACAAAAGACTCCAACTGGGACGAACACGGCCAGCATCGCATAGAACCGGGCCCTTGAGGCCTTGAGCCACTCGCCAAAGACGATGGCCCCGAACGGAACGACAAAAACATAGGAGGGCGCCGGGTAGTTCTCCCGGCTCCGCATCGAAAGCAAAAGGATGCCGATCACCAGGAAGTAGGTCAAGGCAAAGGGGCGCCATTCCGGTTTTCGCAACGCCCAATAAGCACCGAGTACCCACAGCGTGGCCATGACCGGATTGGTCACCACCGCCTGCACCCCCAAAATAATCCAAGGCGGTTGGGGCACCATTTTGAACTGGGCGGCGTTGCGGACAAACTCCTGTGTGACCCAGTTGTGCTCGTTCTGCCAAACGAAGTGCGGGAAGAAGACGGCAAACGCGATGCCCGCCGCCGCCCACGGGTAAACCGTTTTCAATTCGGCCCGCCGGGGGCTGAACAGGGTGGCGCATCCCAGGCCGGCCACGAGCCAAAAGCCGCTCAGCTTGTTCAGCATCGCTAGGCCGCAGACAAGCCCTAGCCAAAGCCAAAGCTTCCGGCGGCTCTCGTCCGCCGAACACAAGTAGAGCAGAGCGGCCCCCGCCCAAAGGGCGATGTCGATCCCATTCATCGAATACAAATGGCTGACAACCGCATAAACGGGGGTGAGGCCGGCAAAAATGGCGGCCATCGTCTGGGCCAGCCGGCCGGCGCCGAGCCGTGCCGCAACCAAGCCGTAAAGGATGACCGACCCGCAGCCCGCCAAGATCCCTGGGGTGCGCACGGCCCACAAGTGGGTCCCCAAAACCGATGTGAACAGTTTGAGCACGGCCACCGAAAGGGGCGGGTGGTCCACATACCCCCAATCCAGGCGGTTGGCGCAAGCCAGGTAATAGAGTTCGTCCCGGAAATAGCCGTACCCACCGATGCAAGCGAGGTGGATCAGCAAGGTTGTGGCGGCTACCGGCCAAATCCCGGCCCAATAGGGTGGTTGGGGGATGTTTGCGGCGGTCGGTGCCGGTGCCGGGGCTGCGGTGGCCATGCGTTGGATCGGTTAACGATCTTACACGGCAATCGTGTCCCCGTGCCTTGCGCTCAGACCGGAAAGGGCAGATCGCGTACAATCCGGCTGGCGCAACTGCGCACCAACCGATGTCGGAACGCAACGAATACCGGTCCGTGTTCATCTCGGACGTCCATATCGGCGCCGTCGGCTCAAGAGGGGAACAGGCCCTCCGGTTCCTCGAATCGTTCCAGACGGAGTACCTGTACATCGTTGGCGACCTCATCGACGGGTGGGTTGGGCGAAAGGACCGCAAATGGGGTCCGACCGCAACCGGCATCATCCGGGAGATCTTGGAGCATGGGAGCCGCGGGACCACCGTCCGTTACACGCCCGGCAACCACGACGCATTTATGCGGCGCGTGCATGGGGTTCAACTCGGCAACATCGACATCGAACCCAGCTTCCACCACGAAACCGCCGACGGACGCGACCTCCTCGTTGTCCACGGGGACGTCTTTGACCGCAGTTGCACCAAGTACCAGCCCATCGCCTTTGTGGGGGCTTGGGCCTATGAAGTTCTTGGGTTAGCCAACGCCAGTCTCAACCGCAAACGCAGTGAAGATGGCAAACACCCGATTGACTTCACCACGGTCACCAAACGCTCAATCAAAAAATTCATCGGCAAGGCCACCCACTATGAAGAATTGGTGATGGACTACGCCCGCGAGGCCGGATTCGATGGCGCGGTTTGCGGGCACGTCCATCGGCCACAGATTGTGGAGCAACCAGACGGGTTCCTCTATGTCAACACC
Above is a genomic segment from Armatimonadota bacterium containing:
- a CDS encoding glycosyltransferase family 39 protein; its protein translation is MATAAPAPAPTAANIPQPPYWAGIWPVAATTLLIHLACIGGYGYFRDELYYLACANRLDWGYVDHPPLSVAVLKLFTSVLGTHLWAVRTPGILAGCGSVILYGLVAARLGAGRLAQTMAAIFAGLTPVYAVVSHLYSMNGIDIALWAGAALLYLCSADESRRKLWLWLGLVCGLAMLNKLSGFWLVAGLGCATLFSPRRAELKTVYPWAAAGIAFAVFFPHFVWQNEHNWVTQEFVRNAAQFKMVPQPPWIILGVQAVVTNPVMATLWVLGAYWALRKPEWRPFALTYFLVIGILLLSMRSRENYPAPSYVFVVPFGAIVFGEWLKASRARFYAMLAVFVPVGVFCISLALPLLPPPRVEEIAEKSQVDVPSAEKGAKSPMQGFADMFGWPEMASAVRAVWLGLPEDERLRTPVFGMNYGESAACWYFNRNEPGFKVIGRHNQYWLWGPGDWDGRTLVVIGEPTPAILDSFESAHMVAQLNSPNSVPEEAHAPITILRGLKKPVVQFWREIRHIQ
- the mutS gene encoding DNA mismatch repair protein MutS — translated: MAFTPQTPMLQQYFRAKEAHPGVLMAMRVGDFYEFYGEDAETAANSLEITLTGREDGKNGRIAMAGVPFHSVEKYLAQLVRMGHRVALCDQVEDPKKAQGLVKREVTRILTAGTLMEDSMLAPGANNFLAALCVIDGKAGIATLDPSTGEFMATEVVGGHVAEKILQELARLMPAELLYAEKTASGVEETVANGLGIPSTVRDSLDARKADRILCGHFEVSGLAGFGLEGRPGASVAAAMVLDYARTNGIGLGHVSAISYYSTDGFMQLDPGTRRSLELTQNLADGGRRNTLLSVLDETVTTMGARLMRRWIEQPLLNPEAITNRLGAVERFCGHVLVRSDLRKALKRLCDIERSVSRCAGGLATPRDLLGLRDSLEALPDIENAVGKIALGHLKTLKDGFGDHEPLADQLRRAVADNAPATAREGGVVKPGFDPELDELRRLSRDGKGYIAQLEAKERAATGLEKLKVGYNSVFGYYLEVGRQHADKVPGHYIRKQTLANAERYITAELKEHESAVLGAEEKADELEYDIFCRLRDLVARNGPALLQTARTIAELDVLATFAEVALARHYVKPEIVDEDVLTVENGRHPVVDAGVGTFIPNDLDLGDPTRLIVLTGPNMSGKSTYLRQAALIVCMAQIGCFVPADKCRMGICDRVFTRIGAKDEIALGQSTFMVEMVESANILNNARERSLVVLDEVGRGTSTYDGLAIAWAMVEHLASIRAKTLFATHYHQINQIAGQTPGVANFRVAVEERGDTIIWAHKVLPGGTDRSYGLHVAKMAGVPQPVLRRAEEVLNSLEGRGQELEVPASLNRMQLTLFEAEPHAVVEALKGLDVDRLSPLEALLKLDEWKKLVT
- a CDS encoding phage holin family protein, whose amino-acid sequence is MKNLLIRWAALVASIVGASYLTNMVIPKGIEISPTFNGVMTLFVGAALLAVVNATLGKILKFISMPISCMTLGLFALVINAALFWAVGSLGMGYKVNGFLAALVGSLLVSAIGAVLHMFVPDEKKED
- the coaBC gene encoding bifunctional phosphopantothenoylcysteine decarboxylase/phosphopantothenate--cysteine ligase CoaBC, with product MPDVVLGVCGSVAAYRACDLARDLMRAGCTVRVCLTDAAQNFVTAAQFEALTGQPCLADTFEEPERGRMAHIDWARKADLVLIAPATANTLNKVANGIGDDMLTTLLLASTCPIVAAPAMNPAMYQHPETQSSLAKLTSRGVLFIEPQEGDVACGENGQGKLAANREIVEFVGTVLCRSKLLAGKTLLLTSGPTQEPVDSVRYLTNRSSGKMGVAMARAAKLMGAEVTMVAGPSQAIAPRDVTVVPVQTAKEMLEACRRHVASADWVIGLAAVADYRVAGAAQTKIRRTEDDLVLTLTPNPDIIATLASENLDKTVIAFAAEPGIDPEYIADKLKRKGVAAMAVNDISNPEIGFGSDENELTLYFAGGAVAKSGRRSKLACALWMLEQLAEKL
- the gmk gene encoding guanylate kinase, yielding MKGIAVILSGPSGVGKDTVIDRWCELDQTVERVVACTTRKPRLGEVDGVAYHFMDPARFEEMASQGFFLEYKNVHGNYYGTPRIQLEDMVRAGKKAILKIDVQGALQIMQAQPSILSVFLLPPSRAELALRLRNRGTESDEMLEHRLKNAEWEMDQAVHYRYRIINHSVDACVAEIMRIVEEECRMSS
- a CDS encoding YvcK family protein encodes the protein MRKKRTNRHLQSFLPRADLYRYVALAGGGFFVLLLGIHMSFQFVLRTAFAGVGEAWDSFAASFSSTSDGRQLTHLVGGLMMAVGGYAVYRGVRGFFKRLAMGGPTPAAGGKALVGSYIKRQQLARGPRIVALGGGTGMSTLLRGLKQYSLNITAIVTVTDDGGSSGRLTQEMGIIPPGDLRNCLVALADAEKRMTDLFQFRFSQGAGALSGHSVGNLMLAGFVEQAGGDYDEALILASEVLAIRGRVIPSTTDRVTLRALMEGGSTLQGETTIVESDLKIQRIYLDPPHVRPHPAAIEAIREADLICIGPGSVYTSIVPNLLVPGIAEAVLESDALKVYICNVMTQPGESDKFSAAEHVVALQANVPNRVFDYVLVNTATPHQDLLAKYRASDQDLVVADTDRIKQMGYKPIPGNFMSESDYVRHDPLRIAARLMDLLRRP
- a CDS encoding metallophosphoesterase; translated protein: MSERNEYRSVFISDVHIGAVGSRGEQALRFLESFQTEYLYIVGDLIDGWVGRKDRKWGPTATGIIREILEHGSRGTTVRYTPGNHDAFMRRVHGVQLGNIDIEPSFHHETADGRDLLVVHGDVFDRSCTKYQPIAFVGAWAYEVLGLANASLNRKRSEDGKHPIDFTTVTKRSIKKFIGKATHYEELVMDYAREAGFDGAVCGHVHRPQIVEQPDGFLYVNTGDFVENCTAVVEHADGRLELLWLNPETPASKGWRPRLSRSEMFSAK